In a genomic window of Oreochromis aureus strain Israel breed Guangdong linkage group 13, ZZ_aureus, whole genome shotgun sequence:
- the LOC120443369 gene encoding uncharacterized protein LOC120443369, whose translation MYDSSNVRTDVILGEDLFARSKTNFGKPRRLRKRGKKGGVRQRVRKLRRKNRVPLPSMILANVQSLRNKTDELQGNVLHLREYRKACLMALTETWLTDMDSDTSLRISGFGTPVRLDRNCGVTRKSHGGGVRRSPVPVIYYTNLLTSNLIQICIMIVWILRIKSSIAAVINLLCVMASLYFRVCIALERCLYITYPLLDCLRQSRSSVLVCVLVWAFCIVSVPLAIVFYELIRLSIYAALPGPLFIFCLARTFRALPAATSVPTEEKRRSLGILILLFFSYFIIVVYTIIYDIFLFFSVVLHYISLISILLSPFVDLILFLFMRKGRIDKLLTCLCSADGRADHQCD comes from the exons ATGTACGACTCTTCTAATGTTCGGACAGATGTAATTCTTGGTGAGGATTTATTTGCCCGGTCGAAGACTAATTTTGGAAAGCCCCGCCGCTTGAGAAAACGCGGAAAGAAAGGCGGCGTGCGTCAGCGTGTAAGAAAACTTCGGAGGAAGAATCGTGTTCCTCTGCCTTCTATGATTCTGGCCAATGTCCAATCTCTTAGGAACAAAACGGATGAATTACAAGGGAATGTGCTTCATCTACGGGAATACAGGAAGGCTTGTCTGATGGCACTTACCGAGACGTGGCTGACCGATATGGACAGTGACACTTCACTGCGAATCAGCGGCTTTGGGACCCCTGTCAGATTGGATCGGAACTGTGGAGTAACACGCAAATCTCACGGAGGAGGG GTGCGAAGGAGTCCAGTCCCTGTCATCTATTACACAAACCTCCTCACCTCCAATCTAATCCAGATCTGCATAATGATTGTTTGGATATTAAGAATAAAAAGTAGCATAGCTGCTGTTATTAACCTCTTGTGTGTGATGGCCAGTCTGTACTTCAGGGTGTGCATTGCTCTGGAAAG GTGTTTATACATCACATATCCACTGTTGGACTGCCTCAGACAATCGAGGAGTTCTGTGCTGGTCTGTGTTCTGGTCTGGGCTTTTTGTATAGTCAGTGTCCCTCTTGCCATAGTCTTCTATGAATTAATACGTTTAAGTATTTATGCCGCCCTCCCTGGCCCCCTGTTCATCTTCTGCTTAGCTCGGACCTTCAGAGCCCTGCCTGCTGCCACCTCAGTGCCCACTGAGGAGAAACGTCGAAGTCTAGGAATTTTGattctgttgttctttagcTACTTTATAATTGTTGTTTACACAATCATCTACgacatatttcttttcttttctgtcgtTTTGCATTACATCTCTTTGATCTCAATTTTGCTCAGTCCTTTTGTGGATCTGattctgtttcttttcatgCGAAAAGGACGCATTGACAAGCTGCTGACATGTCTGTGCTCAGCTGATGGAAGAGCAGATCATCAGTGTGACTGA